ATGACTCAGGTTGACAGTGATATTTTTTTAGAATTATTTTCAAAAGTCCAGATAAGTGAATCGGACGAAATCACGTATCAGTCTTTTTTAGATCAATGTTCGAAGGCAGAGACTTTTTTACTGCTGGCAGATAATTGCGGAGAGATTGTATTAGATAAACTGCTGGTAGAACAACTGAAGGAAAGATTTCCTGAATTAAAAGTAGCAGTTATGGTGCGAGGCGGCGAAGTTCTGAATGATGCGACAAAAGAAGATGCTATTTATGTAGGAATGGATCAGGTTGCAGAAGTCGTTTCCAATGGAAAACCGGTACCGGGAACGGTGTATGAATTGCTTTCTGAAGAAGCAAAGGAATTGCTGGACCATGCGGATGTGATTTTGTCAAAGGGTCAGGGGAATTATGAATCCTTATCCAATCAGGGAAGACATATTTTCTTTACCTTCTTATGTAAATGTGATCAATTTACAGAGCGATTTGGGGTTCCGGAACTGACCGGAATGTTTGTGGAAGAATGTTGATTTTTCTTTATAAAATCCACAAAGGATATTGACAATATCACAAAAAAGTTGTAAAATACAACATGTAGAGACGTTTCAAATTCATATTGGGCAGAGAAGATGAAGCCACATAATACGTACTAGAGGTATTTTGTGGCTTTTTTTGTACCATTTTTTAAATCGATTTAAAGGGAGTAACACTATGATCACAACAGCAATACGGAAAAAATTTATGGAATATCCGGTGATTGCGGCGGTACGGACACTGGACGACTTTGAGGCTGCATTTCACTCTAAAGTAAAGATTATCTTTATGGTTGGAGGAGATGTATTTAAATGCAGAAAGAAAATCCAGGAAGCAAAAGAACAGGGAATGGTTGTCTTTTTCCATATGGATCTGGTAGAAGGAATCGGAAAAGATGCAAGCGGAATACATTTTGCAAAAGAAACTCTGGGGATTTCAGGAGTTCAGTCGACCAGAGTACATATTTTAAAGCTGGCGAAGCAGGAAAAACTGGTGACGGTGCATAGACTGTTTGTCACAGACTTTCAGGCACTGCAAAGTGGATTAAAACTTGTTCATACGTCTAATCCTGATTTTGTGGAACTTACTCCGGGGATTTTACATCCCATTGTGAAAAAAGTAAGCAAAGAAATTCCATATCCGGTGATTTCCAGCGGCTTAATTGCAGGAAAAGATGAAGTGGAAAAACTGTTGAAAGAAGGAGCATCCAACATTGTTTGCAGTGATCAGAAATTATGGTCTTTCTAAGAAAGGAGCAAAAAAATGATGAATATATTACCGCCTCCGATATTTAAATATGATGTTGCAGATATGGAAGGGTTGGAAAAAAAGATTTCCAGATGGTCTGACAGAAAAAAATTGCCTGAAATGGAACTGAAACAGGTGTTATGCGGACAGAATGCGATTTATATGCTGCCGGATGCTCTGCGCTTTCTTGGCGTGACACAGGAACAGGAAATATTGGTTATCATGGATGAGGTGGAAATGGTACGTGGAGACCAAAAAGTGAAACCACTGGTCAAGGATATTTTGACAGAAAGCGGTTATCAGTGGAAAGAGATTGTCTTAAAAGGAGATAAGAACGGACAGGTTCATCCTGATTTTGAGACGATTGAACAGATTCTTCCTCATCTTCATGAAAATTGCGCCATTGTGTCAGTAGGATCCGGTGTTGTAACTGATTTGTCGAAACATTCCAGTTTTTTGTGGTATGAAGAGCATAAAGAAGCAGGACAGATTCCACTCATTGCCTGTATGACAGCAGATTCTGTTCCGGCTTATTCTTCCCGTTCTTCTATTATTTCCAAAGACGGTGTAAAAAGAACCTGGCCTTCCAGACTTCCTCATATCATTATTATGGATTATAAAATCTTAAGAGACTGTCCGAAAGAATATAACATTGCAGGTGCGGGAGACTTATTCCCTCTGTTTTGCTCTTTTACTGACTGGTATCTGGCAGACACCCTAGGCCTTGCAAATTTCCTGGATGGTTCCTGGAGAATTCTGGATGATGCCAGAGACTTATTAATTCCTTATGCCGGTGAAATTGCAAAGGGAGAGTTAGACGGAATTGAAGTATTGAGTAAATGTCTGACTCTTTGTGGACTTTCTATGACATTTGCAAGGGATTCGGTTCCGGTATCCGGTTATGAACATGTGATGAGTCATATGCTGGATATGAGTGCGGCAGCCAATGGAAGAGCAACCGGTTTGCATGGAGAACAGGTAGGAGTCAGCATTTTATGGTCATTGGCACAGATTGAAATGTTAACCGATTATCTGGATCAGAATTATGATTCGATTTCCCTGGATGGATGTTATCCGGAAGAAGAGAAAATGCATCAGCATATTATGGAAGTTTTCCATGATGTGGACGAAACAGATGCAATGGGTGCCGAGTGCTGGCATGATTACCAACAAAAACTCCATGGCTGGGAAAATGCAAGAAGTAAGATGGAAGAATTTCTGAAAAACTGGAAAGAATACAGAAATACTTTCCGGACACTGCTTCCATATACAGTAAAAGACTGCGCAAAAGCATTATCTTTGTTTGGACATCCACTGATGCCAACAGAAATGAAAGTGCCGATTGAAGAAAAGAGAATGCGCTGGGCGCTTCGAAATGCCCGACTCATGAGAAAACGATTTACAACAGCTGATTTAGTTGGATTTTTGGGCTTATATGATCAGGCATGGGAAGATCAGGTGGTGGCCAAAGTAATGGCAGCAATTGAAGAGGTTCGAAATTAATCTGTGCAGAAAAATATCATTGGAAAGGAAGAAAAAGGACGATGAATGAAAGATGGACGGAGTTTATAGAAGAAGTAACAAAAGTCTGTAAGGGAACCGATATTTTAACAAGCCCGGAAGACTGTTTGATCTATTCCCATGGTTGTTATCCACGAGAATATAAATGGCTTTTGCAGGGAAAATATCCTTACATATCCAAGGCAGTTCTTGTGCCGGAAAATGAACAGGAGATTAGCGAAATTGTACAACTGGCAAGAAAAAATCAGATTCATATCATTCCTTATGGAGGTGGCAGCGGAATCGTAGGCGGCTCTATCCCATATAATGGGGAGATTATTATTGATGTAAAAAGATTGAAAGACTTTTCCATCAATGTTGTGAATGGAACAGCAAGAGGCGGTGCCGGCCTTACCGGAGCAGAGTTTGAAAATCTGTTAAATGAACATGGTTATACCTGCGGACAGTATCCTCAGTCTTTCCAGAGTGCTACTTTGGGCGGTATGACAGTAACCAGAGCAATCGGAACATTTTCTACAAAATACGGAAAAATGGATGATATGGTAACAGGAATGTCAGTGGTCTTACCGGATGGACAAATCTATCAATCCCATGCGGCGCCAAAGCGCTCTACCGGTCCGGAACTGAATCAGATTTTCCTCGGAAGCGAAGGTGTGTATGGTGTGATCACCAGTGTAGAAATGAAGATTTACCCAATTGCTGAAACAAGAATTTTCCAGGCCTATACTTTCCCATCTACCCACGATGGATTAAATGCAATCCGAAGCTTTATGCATAAAGGGTTAAGACCTGCAGTGGTACGACTTTACGATGAAGTAGAAGCAACCCATAAAATTGCCCAGTATGGTTTTGAAAAAGGATTCACTCTTTTAATCCTTGTGTTTGAAGGATGCAAAGAGATGACAGAGTTAGAAGCAAAATTGACCAAAGAAATCTGTCTGGCCAATTACGGAAGAGATAAAGGGGAAAAATCAGCGGTAGAATGGCTGGAAAGCCGTTTCTCTACGAAAAAAATGCTGGATTATGATGCCATCAAAGGCGGAACAGCAGATGCCATTGAAGTGGCAGCTCCATGGGATTGTATTGAAACCGTCTGGAGAGAGATGAGAAAAGCATTAGAGCCTCTTTGTGAAGTAGTAGACTGCCATTTCTCCCATGTTTATCATAATGGCGCAAGTGTTTATGTAATTTTCCATGCAAAAACAAATGGCGATGACAAAGATGGAGAACAAAGATATTTAGATTGTCTGGATCTTGCCATCCGTACCAGTTTGAAATATGGCGGAAATGTATCCCATCATCATGGTGTTGGAACAGCAAAAGCAGAATACTTAAAAGAAGAACATGGAGAAGCAGGCGTTTATGTGATGAAGGCATTAAAGGACAGCCTGGATCCTGATGGAATCATAAATAAAGGAGTGCTTGGATTATGAGAAAATTATCGTTTGAAACCCCGGATATCATGGATATTTTAAATCATCAGGTGATTCATATGGATCAGGCTGTGACCTATTGTCCGGAGTATCTGGTTACCGGAAAGATGAGAAATTACCCGTCCAGAACGGCTCAGATTATCAGGGCAGTTTATCTTGGAGAGTTGGAAGATAGTAAAGAAAATGCAGATCTGGCTTTTGCACCGATTTTATCCGGCCAGGGAGAGCGGTGGCAGAATTTTGGAGAAAAACCGGAAGGATATTTGTTAAGTGTCATCCTTGGAAGAGAGATGTTTTTAAAGAAAGGATATCACACCCAGGACGCTGAAGCGTTAAAAGAAAAAGTAGAAAAAAACGATGGACATTATTTAAACTGCTCCAAAGAGGAAGAGGAAGAATGGAAAAAAGTGCTTCCGTTATCCAAAAACATCCGGACAGGTTTATTGCTGGATGAAGCAACTTTTGTCTATGCAGCAAAAGAAAAAGAAAAGCTGGGTGCATTTTTACAGAAAAAGAATATCTGTGTATCAGAAGAAATCGGACCATATTTTACCGGCTTTGATTATCTGGCAGCAGGACTTGTAGAGGAAGGAATTAAAGTAGTAAAAGATTTAATTGCAGAATGGGAAAAACAAGGATTTCATCAAATGATTACTTTAACAGGACAAAGTCAGTACCTGTTTACCGAAATGCTTTCCTATCTGGATCTTCAGACAGACATCGAATTTATTTCCATTCTGGATCTTGCAGATGATTTTCGAATTCAGAATGATTATGTATATGGAGGAAGTTTTTATACCAGATATGCCAAAAAGGCGGTAAAACTGAATCAATTATCAAAGGCAGAAAAAGAAACACCGATTTTAAACTGCCCGGAATTTTTACCACAGGTAGAAGGGGAGAAAAGAAAGAATGTAGTTGGAATCTGGACACCGCCGTTATGTGCAGAATATGAAGCAGTGATGACAGAGCCAGAATTCCAAAAGGCTATCTATGAAAGAAGTCTGGCAGAAATCAAAAAAACACATTTTAAAAAGCTAGTAGTATGTGATCCATATGCATATCATATGCTGTTGAAAAATGGCTATGGCAAAGAAAATGTTGCGTATTATTTCAGCGTAATGAATTAAATGGGAGAATGTAATACGGATAACCTGTTGCCAAGTATGCATCAAGCCTGAAACAGCAGGTGGGGGATACTCATAGCAGATAAAATAATAAAAAAGGAGAAGTAATTATGAGTAAGTATGTATGTGGCATCGACATTGGAACAACAGGCGTAAAGGTAATGATTTTTGATATGGACGGAACTGCAATTTCCAGTACTTATTCCGAGTATCCATGTACTTTCCCACAGACAGGCTGGGTTGAACAGGATGGAAATATGACCTGGCAGCGCACCTGTGAAACAAGTAAAAAAGCAATTGAAAAATCAGGTCTGGATCCAAAAGAAATCGTAGCAATCGGTCTTTCTACTCAGAGATGTACCGTTACTCCAATTGACAAAGATGGAAATCCTCTTTGTGATGCAATATCCTGGCAGGATTCCCGTTCTTTCGAAGAAGTGGAAGATATCAAACGTATCGTGGGAGAAGAAAAATTCTATGAAATTACAGGTTATCCTTTAGGAACCGTATTATCCGTAACAGAGATTATGTGGTGGAAAAAACACAAACCTGAAATT
This window of the Mediterraneibacter butyricigenes genome carries:
- a CDS encoding glycerol-3-phosphate responsive antiterminator is translated as MITTAIRKKFMEYPVIAAVRTLDDFEAAFHSKVKIIFMVGGDVFKCRKKIQEAKEQGMVVFFHMDLVEGIGKDASGIHFAKETLGISGVQSTRVHILKLAKQEKLVTVHRLFVTDFQALQSGLKLVHTSNPDFVELTPGILHPIVKKVSKEIPYPVISSGLIAGKDEVEKLLKEGASNIVCSDQKLWSF
- a CDS encoding iron-containing alcohol dehydrogenase, whose protein sequence is MMNILPPPIFKYDVADMEGLEKKISRWSDRKKLPEMELKQVLCGQNAIYMLPDALRFLGVTQEQEILVIMDEVEMVRGDQKVKPLVKDILTESGYQWKEIVLKGDKNGQVHPDFETIEQILPHLHENCAIVSVGSGVVTDLSKHSSFLWYEEHKEAGQIPLIACMTADSVPAYSSRSSIISKDGVKRTWPSRLPHIIIMDYKILRDCPKEYNIAGAGDLFPLFCSFTDWYLADTLGLANFLDGSWRILDDARDLLIPYAGEIAKGELDGIEVLSKCLTLCGLSMTFARDSVPVSGYEHVMSHMLDMSAAANGRATGLHGEQVGVSILWSLAQIEMLTDYLDQNYDSISLDGCYPEEEKMHQHIMEVFHDVDETDAMGAECWHDYQQKLHGWENARSKMEEFLKNWKEYRNTFRTLLPYTVKDCAKALSLFGHPLMPTEMKVPIEEKRMRWALRNARLMRKRFTTADLVGFLGLYDQAWEDQVVAKVMAAIEEVRN
- a CDS encoding FAD-binding oxidoreductase, with translation MNERWTEFIEEVTKVCKGTDILTSPEDCLIYSHGCYPREYKWLLQGKYPYISKAVLVPENEQEISEIVQLARKNQIHIIPYGGGSGIVGGSIPYNGEIIIDVKRLKDFSINVVNGTARGGAGLTGAEFENLLNEHGYTCGQYPQSFQSATLGGMTVTRAIGTFSTKYGKMDDMVTGMSVVLPDGQIYQSHAAPKRSTGPELNQIFLGSEGVYGVITSVEMKIYPIAETRIFQAYTFPSTHDGLNAIRSFMHKGLRPAVVRLYDEVEATHKIAQYGFEKGFTLLILVFEGCKEMTELEAKLTKEICLANYGRDKGEKSAVEWLESRFSTKKMLDYDAIKGGTADAIEVAAPWDCIETVWREMRKALEPLCEVVDCHFSHVYHNGASVYVIFHAKTNGDDKDGEQRYLDCLDLAIRTSLKYGGNVSHHHGVGTAKAEYLKEEHGEAGVYVMKALKDSLDPDGIINKGVLGL